Proteins encoded within one genomic window of Chloroflexota bacterium:
- a CDS encoding glycosyltransferase family 2 protein, translating into MAERGAVAPVTTPLRWRLACVAILVGGLGAGRGLARRTGPRAATLGAIAATTAVVALVAAGSRKRAGSPHATDPRPIALPPLTVVVAARDEAAVIGGLLGDLAAQDHRDRDGRPRFEVIVIDDRSTDGTPRVAHAAAARHGLSASVAVVERVGSGLVDGKGAALASVPLSACRGEAIVVLDADARIHERYLSIVAGLIAAGEPVLTTRRRMLVPNGSRLAQVQADEQTVDGTIQAARSAIGGCPELRGDGMVIRTDLLARVGGWSASALTEDLELSTRLAVAAGIRVGWTAAAEVWEEPVLAWRDLWRQRVRWAEGSIRRTLEHGPGVVHASHLPLRLKLDLVAGAAQLAGPPVVLGAIVGGLRWHRPWAAGAMLGACLGSAALLTWDALRLDGSGPAPGPASIASPTRPVGADRLLRAGATALFGALWLAAVPAALVRLAVRRGPVRYDKTRHGLIEVALVTGVRDGRAA; encoded by the coding sequence GTGGCTGAGCGCGGGGCGGTGGCCCCGGTGACGACGCCGCTGCGGTGGCGACTCGCCTGCGTCGCCATCCTCGTCGGCGGGCTCGGCGCCGGGCGCGGGCTCGCACGTCGGACGGGACCGCGGGCGGCCACCCTCGGGGCGATCGCAGCCACGACGGCGGTGGTGGCGCTGGTCGCGGCTGGATCGCGGAAGCGGGCGGGATCGCCACACGCGACGGACCCGCGGCCGATCGCCCTGCCGCCGCTCACCGTCGTCGTGGCGGCGCGCGACGAGGCCGCCGTCATCGGCGGACTCCTCGGCGACCTCGCCGCGCAGGACCACCGCGATCGCGACGGACGGCCACGATTCGAGGTGATCGTCATCGACGATCGATCCACCGATGGAACCCCACGGGTCGCCCACGCGGCGGCGGCCCGCCATGGCCTGTCCGCAAGCGTCGCGGTGGTCGAGCGTGTCGGCAGCGGTCTCGTCGACGGGAAGGGAGCCGCCCTCGCGAGCGTCCCGCTCTCGGCGTGTCGCGGCGAGGCGATCGTGGTCCTCGACGCGGATGCGCGGATCCACGAACGGTATCTCTCGATCGTCGCGGGGCTCATCGCGGCCGGCGAACCGGTGTTGACAACCCGGCGCCGGATGCTCGTCCCGAACGGCAGTCGGCTCGCCCAGGTGCAGGCGGACGAGCAGACCGTCGACGGCACGATCCAGGCCGCGCGATCCGCCATCGGCGGCTGCCCGGAGCTGCGGGGCGACGGCATGGTGATCCGAACGGATCTCCTCGCGCGGGTCGGCGGCTGGTCGGCAAGCGCGTTGACCGAGGATCTCGAGCTGTCCACGCGGCTTGCCGTGGCGGCTGGAATCCGCGTCGGCTGGACGGCCGCGGCCGAGGTGTGGGAGGAACCGGTGCTCGCCTGGCGCGATCTCTGGCGCCAGCGGGTCCGCTGGGCCGAGGGCTCCATCCGGCGGACGCTCGAGCACGGCCCGGGGGTGGTCCATGCGTCTCACCTGCCGCTCCGGCTGAAGCTCGATCTCGTCGCCGGCGCCGCGCAGCTCGCCGGGCCGCCCGTCGTCCTCGGGGCGATCGTCGGCGGGCTCCGTTGGCACCGTCCGTGGGCGGCGGGGGCCATGCTCGGAGCGTGTCTCGGCTCTGCCGCCCTGCTCACGTGGGACGCCCTCCGCCTCGATGGCTCGGGCCCGGCGCCCGGTCCAGCATCCATCGCGAGCCCCACTCGCCCGGTCGGCGCGGATCGGCTCCTGCGGGCAGGCGCGACGGCGCTGTTCGGCGCCCTGTGGCTCGCCGCCGTTCCGGCTGCGCTCGTCCGGCTCGCCGTCCGGCGAGGCCCTGTCCGCTACGACAAGACGCGACACGGTCTCATCGAGGTGGCCCTGGTCACGGGCGTTCGCGATGGACGCGCCGCGTGA
- a CDS encoding asparaginase → MSHVAVLFTGGTIAMAVDPVAGGNVPSLDGTAILARTPGLEAIAEVEAVDLGSTPASHLTLPRLLEIGRAIRAAADDPAVDGVVVVQGTDTIEETSLCWDLLHRAPTPVIVTGAMRSSSQAGYDGPANLIDAVRCATAPALRGEGVVVTLAGSIHAADDVVKTHTWSLTAFQSPNLGPLGWVEAGAVIVRRRRAGRRSVDAAVAVEPVHLITATVGMDGSLLDAAVVAGARGIVVAATGAGNTSPELLAAGRRAIDAGIPVVLVSRVPAGRAGTGYAFPGGGATWLRAGAFLAGSLSGPKARIVLALGLGAALDRSGLADLLADPVAVG, encoded by the coding sequence GTGAGCCATGTCGCCGTGCTTTTCACCGGCGGGACGATCGCGATGGCGGTCGATCCGGTCGCCGGCGGCAACGTGCCGAGTCTTGACGGCACGGCGATCCTCGCCCGGACCCCCGGGCTCGAGGCGATCGCCGAGGTCGAGGCCGTCGACCTCGGGTCGACGCCGGCGAGCCATCTCACCCTGCCGCGCCTGCTCGAGATCGGACGGGCGATCCGCGCGGCGGCGGACGATCCTGCGGTGGACGGCGTCGTGGTCGTGCAGGGGACGGACACGATCGAGGAGACGTCGCTCTGCTGGGACCTCCTCCACCGCGCTCCGACACCGGTCATCGTGACGGGCGCCATGCGCTCGTCGAGCCAAGCCGGCTATGACGGACCCGCGAACCTCATCGACGCCGTCCGCTGTGCCACCGCACCGGCATTGCGCGGCGAGGGTGTCGTGGTGACCCTGGCCGGGTCGATCCACGCCGCCGACGATGTCGTGAAGACGCACACCTGGTCGCTCACGGCCTTCCAGAGCCCGAACCTGGGGCCGCTCGGCTGGGTCGAGGCGGGCGCGGTCATCGTCCGCCGGCGGCGTGCGGGGCGTCGCTCCGTGGATGCGGCGGTCGCCGTCGAACCGGTCCACCTCATCACCGCGACCGTCGGGATGGACGGCTCCCTCCTCGACGCTGCCGTCGTCGCGGGAGCGCGGGGCATCGTCGTCGCGGCGACCGGGGCCGGGAACACGAGCCCGGAGCTGCTCGCCGCGGGTCGGCGGGCCATCGACGCCGGGATCCCGGTCGTTCTCGTGTCGAGGGTGCCGGCCGGCCGGGCCGGGACCGGGTACGCCTTCCCGGGAGGTGGTGCGACGTGGCTCCGGGCGGGTGCGTTCCTCGCCGGCTCGCTCAGCGGTCCCAAGGCGCGCATCGTCCTTGCCCTCGGCCTGGGTGCCGCCCTCGATCGGAGCGGGCTCGCCGATCTCCTCGCGGATCCGGTGGCCGTGGGGTGA
- a CDS encoding amidohydrolase has protein sequence MIADLVVRGSIATLPRSGGPETGLGLVNGIAIAAGRVIAAGPWATIADLAGPGTRHLRLAPDEVAIPGLTDAHLHLADAALATVRLDLAAATTVGDGLERVGAAHRALDDPAAWLRGGGWDIRAWGRWPTADELGRVAPGRPVLLWSHDLHAVWVSPAALAIAGLDATTPDPPGGRLRRLADGSPEGVLHEDATGLVTRLAPRETGDRLAALIARMAHRLLALGLVAIHDPSELEMDRTLSEGFAAIERLATLGTLPIRVHAGLRSGALDVAIARGLRSGAPLGSASGRARVGWLKLFADGTLGSRTAALLAPYAAEPDRGAPPGGPAGLLVTDPAELRDLTARAAAAGIATQIHAIGDRAVRAALDALEPISDRLPLRPRIEHVQLVDPADLPRFARSGIVASVQPGDLRDDAAGARRSWGTRPSLAYPWGRLVASGATIAFGTDAPTADASPWPGLAAAVTRRDPSWDAAVPTFGPDERLTIVDALRAACSGAALAAGEADRGTLGPGARADLMVIPRQALEDAEALREVRPRLVLLDGVVAHER, from the coding sequence GTGATCGCCGATCTCGTCGTCCGTGGCTCGATCGCCACGCTGCCACGCAGCGGCGGTCCCGAGACCGGTCTCGGCCTCGTGAACGGCATCGCGATCGCCGCCGGCCGGGTGATCGCCGCGGGTCCGTGGGCGACCATCGCCGATCTCGCGGGTCCGGGGACGCGACACCTTCGCCTCGCGCCCGACGAGGTCGCGATCCCCGGGCTCACGGATGCCCATCTCCACCTCGCGGATGCCGCACTGGCGACCGTCCGCCTCGACCTTGCCGCCGCGACGACCGTGGGCGACGGCCTCGAGCGTGTCGGCGCCGCCCACCGCGCGCTCGACGATCCAGCGGCGTGGCTGCGGGGCGGTGGGTGGGATATCCGGGCCTGGGGGCGGTGGCCGACGGCGGACGAGCTCGGCCGTGTCGCACCGGGCCGTCCCGTGCTCCTCTGGTCGCACGACCTGCACGCGGTGTGGGTGAGCCCCGCCGCGCTCGCCATCGCCGGCCTGGACGCGACGACGCCCGATCCGCCTGGGGGTAGGCTTCGACGGCTCGCTGACGGATCGCCCGAGGGTGTCCTCCACGAGGACGCGACGGGCCTCGTCACGCGGCTCGCGCCACGAGAGACGGGCGACCGACTTGCCGCGCTCATCGCGCGGATGGCGCATCGCCTGCTCGCCCTCGGTCTCGTCGCGATCCACGACCCGAGCGAGCTCGAGATGGACCGCACCCTCAGCGAGGGGTTCGCCGCGATCGAGCGGCTCGCGACGCTGGGCACCCTCCCGATCCGCGTCCACGCCGGCCTCCGCTCGGGCGCGCTCGACGTCGCGATCGCGCGAGGGCTCCGGAGCGGCGCGCCCCTCGGGTCGGCGAGCGGGCGGGCGCGGGTCGGCTGGCTCAAGCTCTTCGCGGACGGGACGCTCGGCTCGCGGACCGCCGCGCTCCTCGCACCGTACGCGGCGGAGCCGGATCGGGGTGCCCCGCCGGGTGGCCCGGCGGGACTGCTCGTGACCGATCCTGCCGAACTCCGCGATCTCACCGCACGGGCGGCGGCGGCCGGGATCGCGACCCAGATCCATGCGATCGGGGATCGAGCGGTGCGGGCGGCGCTCGACGCTCTCGAGCCGATCTCCGACCGGCTGCCCCTCCGGCCGCGGATCGAGCACGTCCAGCTCGTCGACCCGGCGGACCTGCCGCGATTCGCCCGGTCCGGCATCGTGGCCTCCGTCCAGCCGGGTGATCTCCGTGACGACGCCGCCGGCGCTCGGCGCTCGTGGGGGACTCGTCCGTCCTTGGCCTATCCGTGGGGGCGCCTCGTCGCGTCCGGGGCGACCATCGCCTTCGGCACGGACGCTCCGACGGCGGACGCGTCGCCATGGCCCGGTCTCGCGGCAGCCGTGACCCGTCGCGACCCGTCATGGGATGCTGCGGTGCCGACGTTCGGGCCAGACGAACGCCTCACGATCGTCGATGCCCTCCGGGCGGCGTGTTCCGGCGCGGCGCTTGCGGCCGGAGAGGCGGATCGGGGGACGCTCGGCCCGGGTGCCCGGGCGGACCTCATGGTCATCCCGCGGCAGGCACTCGAGGACGCGGAGGCGCTCCGCGAGGTCCGACCTCGGCTCGTCCTCCTCGATGGGGTGGTCGCCCACGAACGATGA
- a CDS encoding NAD(P)/FAD-dependent oxidoreductase has protein sequence MESYDFVIIGAGPAGEAAAHEARRRDASVLILDREWFGGSCPHIGCVPSKALLNSAACHLAEGAAYDWPRASARRDYMVNRAPEASEPDDSGHIRALEAAGAATIHGSGRIVAPGRVEVASGTTTREFTARHIVVAVGSTTAIPQIPGIDEVPTWTNREATLARELPGSLLVLGGGPTGCELAQVYARFGVPTTIVQSGARILPHDDPRNAVAVRFGLERDGVTIRTGVRAVAAHAGAGSAGAHVIDLDDGTTAEGAAVLLAVGRTIPLAGLGLEAYGFDVSRRTSVPSDGRLRIADGLWLVGDAAGPELHTHQGHYQGELAIRMALGEPVAPDYRALPRATYTDPEAASVGLTLDEALGRGLEALEFTVDYPSTAKGYSIEAETGHVTIVVDRATRELVGAAIACPDASAAIHEAVLAIRARVPLEILADTIHAFPSTSRIFNGLFNDAARALATAG, from the coding sequence ATGGAGTCATACGACTTCGTCATCATCGGCGCCGGCCCGGCCGGCGAGGCCGCCGCCCACGAGGCGCGGCGGCGGGATGCATCCGTCCTCATCCTCGATCGCGAATGGTTTGGCGGGTCGTGTCCCCACATCGGTTGCGTCCCCTCGAAGGCGCTGCTCAACTCGGCCGCCTGCCACCTCGCGGAGGGTGCCGCCTACGACTGGCCGCGAGCGTCGGCGCGACGCGACTACATGGTGAATCGTGCTCCGGAGGCGAGCGAGCCGGACGACTCCGGCCACATTCGCGCCCTCGAGGCAGCCGGCGCGGCCACGATCCACGGATCGGGACGGATCGTCGCACCGGGACGCGTCGAGGTCGCGAGCGGGACCACGACCCGCGAGTTCACGGCGCGCCACATCGTCGTCGCCGTCGGCTCGACCACGGCGATCCCGCAGATCCCGGGCATCGACGAGGTCCCGACCTGGACGAACCGGGAGGCGACGCTCGCCCGGGAGCTTCCGGGAAGTCTGCTCGTCCTCGGCGGCGGTCCCACCGGTTGCGAGCTCGCTCAGGTCTATGCCCGGTTCGGCGTGCCGACCACGATCGTCCAGTCCGGGGCACGGATCCTTCCGCACGACGATCCGCGCAACGCGGTGGCGGTCCGCTTCGGGCTGGAACGCGACGGGGTCACGATCCGGACGGGGGTCCGCGCCGTCGCGGCGCACGCCGGGGCAGGCAGCGCTGGCGCCCACGTCATCGACCTCGACGATGGGACGACCGCCGAGGGAGCCGCCGTCCTCCTTGCCGTCGGCCGGACGATCCCCCTGGCTGGGCTTGGACTCGAGGCGTACGGGTTCGACGTGAGCCGGCGGACCAGCGTGCCATCCGACGGCCGCCTCCGCATCGCCGACGGGTTGTGGTTGGTCGGTGATGCGGCGGGTCCGGAGCTCCACACGCATCAGGGGCACTACCAGGGCGAGCTGGCGATCCGGATGGCCCTCGGCGAACCGGTCGCACCCGACTACCGCGCCCTGCCGCGCGCGACGTACACGGATCCGGAGGCCGCCTCGGTCGGCCTCACGCTCGACGAGGCGCTTGGGCGCGGGCTCGAGGCGCTCGAGTTCACCGTCGACTACCCGTCCACCGCGAAGGGCTACTCGATCGAGGCGGAGACGGGCCACGTGACGATCGTCGTGGACCGCGCCACCCGCGAGCTCGTCGGTGCCGCGATCGCATGCCCCGATGCATCGGCGGCCATCCACGAAGCGGTCCTCGCGATCCGCGCCCGCGTGCCGCTCGAGATCCTCGCCGACACGATCCACGCCTTCCCGTCGACCTCGAGGATCTTCAACGGCCTCTTCAACGACGCGGCGCGAGCCCTCGCGACGGCCGGCTGA
- a CDS encoding RNA methyltransferase, with protein sequence MIDDGHPITSLANPRIREAVRLRDRRHRDATGLTIVDGAREIGRALDAGIEIVEAYVCDPRVESDDARDVRTRLSAARGPRLTPVSRAVLDKLAFGDRSDGIVAVVRPRVQRLADIELPPRPLVAVVEGVEKPGNLGAILRSADGAGIDAVIAADPATDLVNPNTIRASIGTIFARPVVAATALETLAWLRDRGLRIVAARVDGTADPWDTDLRGAVAVILGSESAGLTPTWHGADVVALRLPMRGAADSLNVSAAAAVLFYEALRQRSATIAGRPHRDLPVAAP encoded by the coding sequence GTGATCGACGACGGCCATCCGATCACAAGCCTCGCCAATCCCCGCATCAGGGAAGCGGTCCGCCTCCGCGACCGACGGCATCGCGACGCGACCGGCCTCACGATCGTGGACGGAGCACGCGAGATCGGCCGTGCCCTCGACGCCGGCATCGAGATCGTCGAGGCGTACGTGTGCGACCCACGCGTCGAGAGCGACGACGCCCGCGACGTCCGGACGCGCCTCTCCGCGGCGCGAGGCCCGCGGCTCACGCCCGTCAGTCGCGCCGTCCTCGACAAGCTCGCGTTCGGCGACCGGAGCGACGGCATCGTCGCGGTCGTCCGGCCGCGCGTCCAGCGGCTCGCCGACATCGAGCTGCCGCCCCGGCCACTCGTCGCGGTCGTCGAGGGCGTCGAGAAGCCCGGCAACCTGGGGGCGATCCTCCGCTCGGCGGATGGCGCCGGCATCGACGCGGTCATCGCGGCGGACCCCGCCACCGACCTCGTCAATCCGAACACCATCCGGGCCAGTATCGGGACGATCTTCGCCCGGCCCGTCGTCGCCGCGACGGCTCTCGAGACCCTCGCCTGGCTGCGGGATCGCGGGTTGCGGATCGTCGCCGCCCGAGTGGACGGCACGGCCGATCCATGGGACACGGACCTCCGCGGAGCGGTGGCCGTGATCCTCGGTTCCGAGTCGGCCGGGCTCACTCCGACCTGGCACGGAGCCGATGTCGTCGCCCTACGCCTGCCGATGCGCGGCGCGGCGGACAGCCTCAACGTCTCGGCGGCCGCTGCCGTCCTGTTCTACGAGGCGCTCCGCCAGCGGAGCGCAACCATCGCCGGACGGCCACACCGCGACCTGCCGGTTGCGGCACCATAG
- a CDS encoding class I SAM-dependent methyltransferase, which translates to MQTTPDYALLDAGDERRLERFGGVVLDRPAPTAIGPRREAAAWAAADARFEREAGGDVIHARWITRNGEPIEPIEPWTLSEDALTFELRLAPSGQVGVFPEQAPNRRWIAGRLDRGPRESEPTEPSRILNLFGHTGGSTLAAAHAGAVTTHVDGSRPAVAWARRNAELSGLGDRPIRWIADDAISFARREARRGRRYDGIVLDPPTYGHGPGGTEWRLERDLPDLLSICARLLADGPAAFLVVTTHTPGIGASELHTWLASTVGPGHPDVREMELTSASGVSLWLGWSVFWTRERP; encoded by the coding sequence GTGCAGACGACGCCGGACTACGCTCTCCTCGATGCCGGCGACGAGCGCCGGCTCGAGCGGTTCGGGGGGGTCGTGCTCGACCGACCGGCTCCGACCGCCATCGGACCCCGGCGCGAAGCCGCCGCCTGGGCCGCCGCCGACGCCCGATTCGAGCGGGAGGCTGGTGGCGATGTCATCCATGCCCGCTGGATCACGCGGAACGGCGAGCCGATCGAGCCGATCGAGCCGTGGACGCTCAGCGAGGACGCCCTGACGTTCGAGCTCCGGCTCGCCCCGTCCGGCCAGGTGGGCGTCTTCCCCGAGCAGGCACCGAACCGGCGCTGGATCGCCGGTCGCCTTGATCGCGGTCCACGCGAGAGCGAGCCGACTGAACCCTCACGGATCCTCAACCTCTTCGGGCACACCGGAGGGAGCACGCTCGCCGCAGCGCACGCGGGCGCCGTCACGACGCATGTGGATGGGTCCCGGCCGGCGGTCGCCTGGGCACGGCGGAACGCCGAGCTGAGCGGGCTCGGCGATCGGCCCATCCGCTGGATCGCCGATGACGCCATCTCGTTCGCCCGGCGGGAGGCGCGCCGCGGCCGTCGCTACGACGGGATCGTGCTCGATCCACCCACCTACGGACACGGTCCGGGCGGCACGGAATGGCGCCTCGAGCGCGATCTGCCGGACCTGCTCTCGATCTGCGCCAGACTGCTCGCCGACGGACCCGCTGCGTTCCTCGTCGTGACCACCCACACGCCGGGGATCGGCGCTTCCGAGCTCCACACGTGGCTGGCATCGACGGTCGGTCCGGGTCATCCCGATGTCCGTGAGATGGAGCTGACGAGCGCGTCCGGAGTGAGCCTCTGGCTCGGCTGGTCCGTGTTCTGGACACGGGAGCGGCCGTGA
- a CDS encoding pilus assembly protein, with product MNGPHGCRRRERGQALVEYAVLVPMFLLILFGMLEFGLIFQHNLTLEYSTREGARTGAALANGGSSNCPSGTFDPDPNIIAAVERVLTSPGSPIAGNISSVSQIQIYSATASGAPVSAAKTNTWTYTGPGTGPVVDGQALVFSQSGAQNWTACARNNSTPPVDSIGVSIKYTYTLVTPMSAIFGFFGGGGGPATLPMSDLTVMALNPTN from the coding sequence GTGAACGGGCCCCACGGGTGCCGGCGCCGCGAGCGGGGTCAGGCGCTCGTCGAGTACGCCGTCCTCGTCCCGATGTTCCTCCTCATCCTTTTCGGGATGCTCGAGTTCGGCCTCATCTTCCAGCACAACCTCACCCTCGAGTACTCGACCCGCGAGGGCGCCCGGACCGGCGCCGCACTGGCGAACGGCGGATCGTCGAACTGCCCGAGCGGGACGTTCGACCCGGATCCGAACATCATCGCCGCCGTCGAGCGGGTGCTCACGAGCCCCGGCTCGCCGATCGCCGGCAACATCTCCTCGGTAAGCCAGATCCAGATCTATTCGGCGACGGCGAGCGGCGCACCGGTGAGCGCGGCCAAGACGAACACGTGGACGTACACCGGACCGGGTACCGGACCAGTCGTGGACGGCCAGGCGCTCGTCTTCAGCCAGAGCGGCGCGCAGAACTGGACGGCGTGCGCCCGGAACAACTCGACTCCGCCGGTCGACTCGATCGGCGTGAGCATCAAGTACACCTACACGCTCGTCACGCCGATGTCCGCGATCTTCGGGTTCTTCGGCGGGGGTGGCGGTCCCGCCACGCTGCCGATGAGCGATCTCACCGTCATGGCCCTCAACCCGACCAACTAG
- a CDS encoding pilus assembly protein, which yields MSPQNAANRTRLGRRPVRSHPVRLSRRHSRGQSLVEFALVVPLFLVVMTAVIEFGFLFNALLASTFASRDAALIAAEAGDTSGGDCVILQKVEQDVTAPADAAQIKTVEIYWANQTTGQPIAGAINTYTRGGTKSCTVNGVNMTVPYTDPPVPAGYLEKDRCNILAGCGTDSVGRNHPGLDTIGVRITYDYPWHTPLQNLTGLPFTWTFTPSNAMRMEPVL from the coding sequence ATGAGCCCACAGAACGCAGCGAACCGCACGCGACTGGGTCGCCGGCCCGTCCGGTCACATCCCGTCCGTCTGTCGCGGCGCCACTCGCGCGGCCAGTCGCTCGTCGAGTTCGCCCTTGTCGTGCCGCTGTTCCTCGTCGTCATGACCGCGGTCATCGAGTTCGGCTTCCTCTTCAACGCGCTCCTCGCCTCGACGTTCGCCTCGCGCGACGCGGCGCTCATTGCGGCCGAGGCGGGCGACACGTCCGGCGGCGACTGCGTGATCCTCCAGAAGGTCGAGCAGGACGTGACCGCGCCGGCCGATGCCGCGCAGATCAAGACGGTGGAGATCTACTGGGCGAACCAGACGACGGGCCAGCCGATCGCCGGGGCGATCAACACCTACACGCGAGGCGGTACGAAGAGCTGCACGGTGAACGGCGTGAACATGACCGTCCCGTACACGGATCCCCCGGTCCCGGCCGGTTACCTCGAGAAGGATCGCTGCAACATCCTCGCCGGGTGCGGGACTGACAGCGTGGGCCGGAATCACCCGGGCCTCGATACGATCGGCGTCCGGATCACGTACGACTATCCATGGCACACGCCGCTCCAGAATCTCACCGGGCTGCCGTTCACCTGGACGTTCACGCCGTCCAACGCGATGCGCATGGAGCCGGTCCTGTGA
- the thrS gene encoding threonine--tRNA ligase: protein MEKVGSQITDDEALEVADSVRGSAEELLDAGAHTELDAMRHSTAHVMAEAVVTLFPGAKLGIGPAIDDGFYYDFALSRPLTPEDLAAIEARMSESVAADHPFVRRELSPADGRAFFVAREQPFKVEILDDLAARAEADGTPMPATSVYEHGPFVDLCKGPHVASTGRIGPFTLLSVAGAYWRGDERRPMLQRIYGTVWPTQEELDRYLWRRAEAKKRDHRRLGVQLDLFSFHDVSPGSAFWHPKGQRLWRTLEAAMRSLQDRRGYEEISTPIVVSEKLWRQSGHWDLYRDNMFLIESEGLTYSLKPMNCPESSIVYRTHLRSYRDLPLRYAEYGRLHRNERSGTLSGLTRVRQFVQDDAHIYVRPDQLADEVEALLGEVREAYSWVGFTPRFAFATRPDKALGDPAIWERAEGLIRAALDRSGVSYVVKPKDGTFYAPKIDIYIDDALGREWQMATIQVDLVMLPERFDLTYIDEDGRPQRPIAIHRAIYGSLERFIGILVEHFAGAFPLWLAPVQAVVVPIADRHVEPGRELAALLREHGLRVEVDETDGRMQNKIRLAQEQKVPVMLVLGDREVEARTAAPRLRSGEQLPAEGWDELADRLAAEVAARHP, encoded by the coding sequence GTGGAGAAGGTCGGATCCCAGATCACAGACGACGAGGCTCTTGAGGTCGCTGACTCGGTCCGCGGCTCGGCGGAGGAGCTCCTTGACGCCGGCGCCCACACCGAGCTCGATGCGATGCGCCACAGCACGGCCCATGTCATGGCGGAGGCCGTCGTGACGCTCTTCCCCGGCGCCAAGCTCGGGATCGGGCCGGCGATCGACGACGGGTTCTACTACGACTTCGCTCTGTCGCGGCCGCTGACGCCGGAGGACCTGGCGGCCATCGAGGCGCGCATGTCGGAGAGCGTGGCCGCTGACCATCCGTTCGTGCGGCGCGAGCTGTCCCCGGCGGACGGACGAGCGTTCTTCGTCGCACGCGAGCAGCCGTTCAAGGTGGAGATCCTCGACGACCTCGCTGCGCGTGCCGAGGCCGACGGGACGCCGATGCCGGCCACGTCCGTCTACGAGCACGGTCCGTTCGTCGACCTGTGCAAGGGCCCCCACGTCGCCTCGACCGGACGGATCGGGCCGTTCACACTGCTCTCCGTGGCCGGTGCGTACTGGCGCGGCGACGAGCGGCGGCCGATGCTCCAGCGGATCTACGGCACGGTCTGGCCGACGCAGGAGGAGCTCGACCGGTATCTCTGGCGGCGAGCCGAGGCGAAGAAGCGCGACCACCGCCGGCTCGGCGTCCAGCTCGACCTGTTCAGCTTCCATGATGTGTCGCCCGGGTCGGCTTTCTGGCACCCGAAGGGCCAGCGGCTCTGGCGGACCCTCGAAGCCGCGATGCGCAGCCTCCAGGACCGCCGCGGCTATGAGGAGATCAGCACGCCCATCGTCGTATCCGAGAAGCTCTGGCGACAGTCCGGCCACTGGGATCTGTACCGCGACAACATGTTCCTCATCGAGTCGGAGGGGCTGACCTACAGCCTCAAGCCGATGAACTGCCCGGAATCGTCGATCGTCTATCGAACCCATCTCCGCTCGTACCGCGATCTGCCGCTGCGGTACGCCGAGTACGGCCGCCTCCACCGCAACGAGCGATCCGGGACGCTGTCCGGGCTGACCAGGGTGCGCCAGTTCGTCCAGGACGACGCCCACATCTACGTCCGCCCGGACCAGCTCGCCGACGAGGTCGAGGCGCTGCTCGGCGAAGTCCGGGAGGCGTACTCGTGGGTGGGGTTCACGCCGCGGTTCGCCTTCGCGACCCGGCCGGACAAGGCGCTCGGCGACCCGGCGATCTGGGAGCGGGCGGAAGGGCTCATCCGGGCGGCCCTTGATCGATCGGGCGTCTCGTATGTCGTGAAGCCGAAGGACGGGACGTTCTACGCCCCGAAGATCGACATCTACATCGACGACGCGCTCGGCCGGGAGTGGCAGATGGCGACGATCCAGGTGGATCTCGTCATGCTACCCGAGCGCTTCGACCTCACCTACATCGACGAGGACGGGCGGCCGCAGCGGCCGATCGCCATCCATCGGGCCATCTACGGCTCGCTCGAGCGGTTCATCGGGATCCTTGTCGAGCACTTCGCCGGTGCGTTCCCACTCTGGCTCGCGCCCGTGCAGGCGGTCGTCGTTCCCATCGCCGACCGGCACGTCGAGCCGGGCAGGGAGCTCGCCGCGCTCCTCCGCGAGCATGGCCTCCGCGTCGAGGTCGACGAGACAGATGGCCGGATGCAGAACAAGATCCGTCTCGCGCAGGAACAGAAAGTCCCGGTCATGCTCGTCCTTGGGGACCGGGAGGTGGAGGCGCGGACGGCGGCGCCACGCCTCAGGTCGGGGGAGCAGCTGCCGGCGGAGGGATGGGACGAGCTTGCGGACCGGCTCGCGGCGGAGGTGGCAGCCCGCCATCCGTAG